Genomic window (Rhododendron vialii isolate Sample 1 chromosome 4a, ASM3025357v1):
CCAACTGTAACATTTCTCCAAAGCCGTCAGGCTAAGTTGTTCCGACAGTTGCCCAAGAGATCCAAATTCAAGTTTATTAGATGAAATGCAGAACTCTTCATCATTGGAGTTTAATCCAGACTTCCCACCACGTGGAACCTCACAGGCCACTTCCTCAGATGACTTCTTCTCTGGCTAGGTAGGACCACTGCCATTGATACGAGTATGTCTCTGGACCTGACAGTGATTGGCCGCTGCCTGCTTCTTTCCCCTCCCTGTGGCGACCTCTCCCTGCATGAACAACCATTCTGCAGATTTCATGTGTAAGATCACTGATAATGTGAAACTGTGGATAAAAACTGGCACATGGCCTAAAATCGCAACAAGTTTGACAAGACAATACCAGTTCTGATTTGGGAAAAAATGTGCCAGTTCCACGCACTTTTCGATTTTCTTCCAATCTCAAACAATTGAATGGTTTGCTATCGGTCATGGAATTATAAGTTGATCCCAAGACAACACCATTTGTGATCATATGAGAACCCTGCTTAATTGGCATGGATTGACGAACAGTATTCCATGGCCTTTTGTAAGGGAATGTCATAGCATTGGGCAATATAGGGGCATATAACCATGGCAACACTGACCATATAGCAAACTCCTGATGTGACTGTCATAATCCCCACTAAGACTGGGCTTCCAGCAATATCAATTGAATCACTTCGTACATGAACGGACTGCTCTACTGGCGCCAAATTGTTCTCTATGTGTCCCATACATGGATCAGAACCCGTCTTCTCATCTACAACAATCCATGAATCGAAACCCATCTTCTCATCCAGCCATTCTTCACAGAACATCTCATTTTCCAACTTCCCATTCTCCACGGACGATCCAGATAGAGAGAATTTAGGTGGATAGCAACATATATCAGAAAGAGAATCGCTTAAGTCACAATTTGATGGTGAACAATCAGAAGTATCACTTATGATTCTTGAACTGACTTCTCCATCTAGGTGAGATCCTGAAACAGAACTCCCATCCGTTGAGCAGGCCATTTTTGACACCACCTTCATAGAATCGTCTTTCGTTGAGGATCTATATAGCTCACTATTTCCAAGCCTCGTATATTATTGTCCAAATCTAGTTCCGCTAAGTTCAGTTGAACCTATTCTTAAAAGGAAGGGGTTAATGAGGATAAATCACTAGATTTTTGTAAATGTTGCTCCAAAGTGTTTGAAAAGAACTTCTTGATCTCATCAGCAATTCTCGCTCTGGGTAGAAGAAGGATTTGACCAAGCTTCTGGGCCCCATATTTGAAAGCACCACGGATTCGGTAGAAATTACCTGGCCCATGTTCAATATATGACCATAGAAGGAATATACACCCATGCTACGTTAGATATTATCATGATCGGGTGCTTTCTGGGAATCTGGATGTACttcacaaatcaataaaaaaacttctttttcgTTTATATACAATTTTTGGAGAGCAGAAACTAGAAAGTAGGAAACATGTTCTAATGCCGCACAAAAAGATTCTGAGAGCAGAGGCGAGGTCAATGGTAAGTGCTCTTACAGCGATGATAGAGTTTAAGGTGGTATTTTTTCTAATGCCATCAGCAGTGGGCGTGGTCTAGTGAGGTTGTGCTGGTTGTGGTAGTGATAAATGTGGTGATGAGTGGACATGGTAGTAAAAGCATTATCTTCTTCATGCGTGCAGATCCAAAATTTAGCAAATAGATATTTACTTTATAACAGCATAGTTTTTTTGCTGGTATACAAAGACTTGAATGGTGCATTCAAGAAACTTCTTCAGTTTTTCTTTCTGattatatattttgtttccAGTTTTTGCTTCAGAGAATACCACAAGGCTCATAGATGACCATCTACCAAATCAGACTTCTGTAGCAATACCTTCTTCATAGACTGAAGACTATCTTCTCATTCTTTCCTATACTTCATAATTTTCTATGCATCGAATGAAATACAAGAATGCCATCCAAAGAGCCCATATAAAGAAGTCTAGCTTACCCGGACCAATTTCTCGACAACCATTCATTCTTTGAAGTTTTTGGGGAGGGTGTGGGGGAGTTGTTTTTGTTGGGAACAAGTGCTTGGTGAGCAGAGTTGTGTTTTATACGTTTTCTTTCCGTGTTAGATAGTCAGAGATCATTGTGAAACAACTTTCCGAAGAATATTGTTGCTTTGAATTGCTCTATCAGTTTATAAATTTCATATAAAtgcaaacttgaacatattTGGTCATTTTAATAGCTAAAATCATAAGCTTATAGACAGCGTTGAGAATATTAATAATAAACATACCCTCTCTCTAGCAGCTCAAGCTTTTAAATTAGTTAACGGTAGGTCCTGTGTTCCAACCTCACcgcttttctaaatttttggaaGGAGGGCTTGACCATCCCTTTTGAAAGTAAAATATATCTTGTATTCTTCAATGAGCTGGTTAAAAGACACTATGTAACTGGTAAGGAGTGGCTACTAAAGCAAGAATGAACCTCTGCATCCATAAAATTTGGTGGAAATTGAAAGATTGTTTGTTCTTTGCATCCATAGAAACTTAGTCCATCgtctctttcttttgttgggTCAGTACTTATTGCTGTTAGGGGTGTCCATGACTAGATGCTGCACTGGATACAATTCAAACCTTTCAATAGAGCTTAGTACTACTTGTGTGCTTTTTCCTAATGCCTTTCACCCCTTTTTTTAGGAAGAACTAAAACGGGAGAGCTGAGCATTTTGCCCATGATTATTCATGCCATTGTCCCATTGTCTTCATATTATGCCAAGGAAAAAAGCTGGTCCTGGTGTGGAAATTGCTAATGTAAGTTTGAgcaaattttgttttctaaCAGATCCAATGCTGGTTGACTTCCTTTGCTGACATGAGAACGTTCTGTTGCATAGGATATATGGGTCCCTGCCTCCTGGTAGTGCGAGGAATCCAGACACTTACATATTAAAGGATCAGGTATTGAGTATTCTtgagcactctctctctctaaagctAGGTGCTCCGGTGGTTTGTGCGGTGGTGGTTGctagttagggttttgtggtttggtttgggtgggCCGGTCCGGATTTGGGCGTTTGGgcttaatttgttttatttgggtgttGGGTTGTGCTGTAATGTCTTATTTTGTTGTAGACCCAGGTAGACCTTTGGGTGTTTTGGGATATGCCCTTGTGGTATATTTTCCAACTCTTTGTTGGATCCCCTTTCCCTTTCCCCatgttttaataaaattttatcttttgccgataaaaaaaagttaggtGCTCAAGTCATTGTGTTTCATGATAGGAAACTCGATATCGTCAACGTTActtggatttgatcttgaacttggaggttcgacaaataTTCAAGACTCGAGCAAAGATTGTCTCATATATCCGAAGCTCGTTACAATCTTGATTTCTGGGAGGTAAGATGCTTCTCCAGTTGTTTGATGGCATCACGTTCTTCCTTCCTCAGAATgtattcttctttctttggttCATCATGAGATTTCATTCTGTTGAAGGTTGAAACACCAATGATGAACATGATTGCTGGGGGAGCGGCTGCCCGTCCTTTTGTGACCCACCACAATGACTTGAACATGCGGCTGTACATGCGGATTGCACCTGAACGATGATTGCTTCACCATTGGAGCGAGttggaagaagaaaggaaattgTGGATATATGAACTGAAAAACCTCGGGCTCTATTTCAGCGTATTgaacagacaaaaaaaaaatattgcaagaAAGATTGAGAATCTATCAATCGACATCAGTGGCAAAACTACATTGGGTCGGCGAGCCAGCCGTTACCGCccaagtttttatttttgtttctctaaTACGAAGTAAAATACTTTGAACATGTTTTCTACTCATAATTAGTGTATTATATCAATTTTTAGGTCTTTTCATCATCTTATATGGTCtcttttcaactttggtctactcctatattttttaaacttttctaaTTCCTTCGTTGAGACGAAAAATatgatgtaaaaatttgatccTGAATATAACAATTAAAAACAACCATCAAAAAACCTACGCAAAAAGCCCCTAAAAGGTTAGGCCAAAGAGGCCTATATGGTAATCGAACTCGTGAAAGTAAGCTAAAACTTGCATCGAGATCCTCTATGAGGATGTTGCCTGTGGGGTTGCCTGTGGGGATCGTGTGATTGTTTAATGAAACTTGATAGTAGTATTGGATAGAATTGGCACAACTTTTAAGGCACTCGGCAACTTGTAGGGGGGAAATGGGACCTTTTCTTTCAAACGATCATCTATCGAACTTATTTTGTTCCATTCAGTGGGCCCAAGAGAGACAAATGGCTAATAGTGTCATTTCTGGTTCACAGAACAGGAGATTTTAAAACAGGGTGTCGCTTATGCTAAGGAAGA
Coding sequences:
- the LOC131324505 gene encoding uncharacterized protein LOC131324505; the protein is MTFPYKRPWNTVRQSMPIKQGSHMITNGVVLGSTYNSMTDSKPFNCLRLEENRKVRGTGTFFPKSELNGCSCRERSPQGGERSRQRPITVRSRDILVSMAVVLPSQRRSHLRKWPVRFHVVGSLD